acctggtcacacgctcaaaaaattcaatcaaatttgttagacgtgGCCTCCCTCTGACAcagccacgctgactattcctgatcaaactttgcctctccaagtggagatggaATAgtttcactggtctgtagttccctgtctTACTGCGCACTTTCTTAAATATTGGGACCACTGTTCTcctaatcctctggcacctcccctggggTTTGTGAAATATTTGTGGACAGGAGAGCGGGGAAAGCCTTGGTCAATGGTCCACGCTGGCTATGAGCATCTGTATTTCGCTGTGACTGCTTGTTGGGAAATGTTTGTGTTATTAACTTGCTGCTTTAACTCTTCAAACCCTGTCCCTGTCCTCTCCGGGCAGACGGCCATCACGAGAAACAATCCCCGCAAGTTTCTACGCAGCGTcggagggggagaggtggtggaGTTCGATGTCGCCCAGGGCGAGAAGGTGCACTTCTGATTTTCTTTTggtttggtgtggggtgggggcgtgTCGCTGCTGGCCggtcccagcatttattgccctccctaattgccccctcgaaggtggtgggtgagccgccgcatttaaaccgctgcagtccctgtggtgtaggtacactcaccgtgctgttagggagggagttccagggtgttgccccggcgacagtgaaggaacgccgatatatttcccagttggggtggggagtgactcggaggggaacctccaggtggtggggttcccaggtatctgctgctcttgtccttcgagatggcagagggggtgggtttggaaggtgctgcctgaggaacctcggtgagtcgctgccgtgcatcttgtagacggacacacggctgccactgtgcgtcgggggggggggggggggggggggggggagtgaatgtttaaagagaTTTAGatgactgaatgaaatgaaatttgcttattgtcacaagtcagcttcaatgaagttactgtgaaaagcccctagttgccacattccggctcctgttcagggaggctggtacgggaattgaaccgtgctgctggtctgctttaaaagccagctatttagcccagtgtgctaaaccagccccagagtgaaccagattttttttccCCCTGGTTGGTGTTGGTGCCTCTGgcacctggggcgggggggggcgggggtttccaGCAGGGGGCACACTGGGTAAGGATCACCTCTGCCAGCCCCACTGCCCAAACTCTCTGGGTAGGGGCACCCTCTGAGGGAGGAGACCTCTCGTCCCATTCCAGTCGTTACAGCAACATTgcaggaatgttgcactgtcggaggcagCATTGTCTTTGGGTTGGCCGTAAATTAAATGCCATCTGTCCCCTGCCGTGACAGGCCCATGTCGGATACCGAGCAGGGGGAGCCCCCCATCTTCtgtgccaacattcatccctcaacctgCATCTGTACGTTTATTAAAAATAAAGCTGATTTGTCCTGTTTGTGGGAACTGCTCGATTGAGCTTCCGGAAGGAAGTTGGTGATTGtggaaaggaagaatgtgctggggtAAATCTCCTTTGGATGTCAGCgcatgtgatgggctgaatggcctcttgttcGAACCGTTCTATTAAATATATTGTTTAATGTTTTCTGTGCCCCGCAGGGATTGGAAGCCGTGAATGTGACTGGTCCGGCGGCGTCCCGGTGAAAGGCAGCCCTTACGCCCCAAACCGTCGGCGGTCCCGTCGCGGCTACTTCAGACGACGGGGTCCTGTAGCCCCGGGTGACCAGGCGGCGGCAGAGGAGACGGCGGAAAGCGCCGGAGAGAGGTGGGAGGGCTCCGAGAACCGCGAGGGCCAGCAGCCAAGCCTCGGTCAGCGACCCGCCACTCCCTACAGTTCCCGGCGGCAGTTCCAGCGCAGCCGCCGGCCTCGGGCCGCACCACGAGGTGGGCAGGAAGTCGGGGGTGACCAGCCGGCGGTGGAGGAGACGGCGGAAAGCGCCGGAGAGAAGGGGGAGGGCTCGGAGACCCACGACAGCCAGGAACAAACCCCCGATAAGAGTCAGCGACTCCCCCCTCCCTATGGTTCCCGCCGGCCCTTTCAGCGCCGAGCTCGGTTCACTCCGCGAGGTGGAGTGGGGCAGGACGTCGGGGTGAGTGGCGTTGCTCTTacaccaggtggatttttacatgttgccgggtatcatcagggcatgggtTGTACCTGCCATAGAAACCTGACTAATGCACACCTGCCCCCCAGTGAGGTGAGGGACTGACTAGAGTGCTCCTCCCCCCATTGCTGCTCTTGGCGAGGCCTGTGGCCCGGGAGGAGCAGGAGCGAGAAAAACACTATTTGCGTTGTGCATGGATTGTCCAATGGAGCTGGTTTGGTTTTTCTCGGCCTGCCACCTATCCAGAGTTAATTGGCCTTGACCGAATCGGCCGGAGGCTGACCCCAGGCAAGGGCTGAAGAGAATGACGAGGAAGATTGAGCGGAGACTCTTTGCTCAGCTGTCCGCTTGTCCATGCCCGTTCTCCCGTGTTCATACACGGGATGTGGGCCTCCCCTCACTGCTCCTCTGGAGTGTCTCACTCGGCCATTCCAGAGGAGCAGTGGTCGGCCAcgttgtggggtctggagtcacgtgtagaggaagaaccttttttttacccagagggtcgtGGGAGGCCGGAGTTTGCTGCCGGAGTTGGTGACAGACGCCCTAAACTCAGTTATATAAAAACAACCCAACCTGGATTTGCACCTTGGGATGGACTTGGTGCAGcaaagtgggattagaaagggttTCCCTGGGCTCGATTGCCGCCTTCTGTGCCGTAACTTTCCTCCGGTTCTACATGGGCCAGACTGGCCAAGTGCTGCAGATTCCTTCGTTTTGGTGAACCAGGCGACCGTTACAgaatttcatggtcaccgttaacaTAGACTAACTATTATCTtcacaatttttccaattaaggggcaatttagtgccggCTGTCCCTAGAAAGGGGCATGTGGTGTCCATGGGTACCATCGAGGTCTCCGGTGGGGACCACAGGTGTTGGGGTGTTTTATTGCCCCTTTATCTTATTTGATGTTTTGAAGTTTCAGTTGATCTTTATTATGTTCGGGCAATGTCCCGTGCGGCCCGGTTTTGCTTTGACCCTCAGCTTTGTCCTTCTATTTTGTTGGTGGTCCTCGGTGGCCAATATATCTAACCTGAgcacctttgtgttgtggggaccctcgcagacactgggaagaatgtgcaaactccacacgggactaaCTATTATTAACTAAATTCACATTCCTCCATCTGGCCTAACCactgaatctctacagtgcagaaggaggccattcggcccatcaagtcagcaccgagcctcaaagagcactctacctaggcacactcccccctgccctatccccgtaactccacctaacccgcacatctttggactgtgggaggaaaccggagcacccggaggaaacccacgcacacactgggaggatgtgcagactccgcacagacagtgacccagcggggaatcgaacctgggaccctggcactgcgaggcaacagtgctaaccactgtgctaccgtactgcccaatgcCAGGCTCGCCACGATGGAAATGAAAATTGTGATGATATCATTGGTCAGTTCTCTTCGGGATAGAGCCGGGGTTTGCACCTTTGGGAATAGGCAGTTTCTGTTATTTGTTGGTAAAATGTGGGCAGGGCTGGTTAGGCTGGTATTGCCCCCCCCAATTgcctccttgagaaggtggtgggtgagctgccttcctcaACCCGCTGCGGTccgtgtggcgtaggtacacccgccgtgctgttagggagggagttccgaccCAGCGACCAGGAACGGGGATATATCTCCCAGTCAGGGTGGAGAGTGACTCGGAGGAGAACATCCAgctggtgtctgctgcccttgtccgtccTCCACTTCCCGTGACTGTACATTTTTCCTCGGCTTTTtccgtgtagaacatagaacattacagcgcagtacaggcccttcggccctcgatgttgcgccgacctgtgaaaccactctaaagcccgtctaaAGTGTAATATCGCAACCCCAGTTCCAAATGGCTGAGGTCTGAAATGTTTGGGTTTGGGCCTAAGTAACTCCTGGTCATTCCGAGACCCGACGTGTTCACCTCCTGACCTGATTGGCTTTTCAGGGTGATGTGGTCTCCGAGAGCAAAGAGCCGGTTCCAGACCCGAGGCAAATCCAGCCACCACCAACTCAACGTGGGAGAGGAGCCAGACCCCGATTCCAATACCGCTGGTAAATGTGGAGCAATAACCTGAAGATGCGCTCGGGCTGCTTTCTCCCTGCatgcactggggtggggggggcactcctgtgcagttctggtcgccacattataggaaggatgtgattggactggagggggtgcagaggagattcaccaggatggtgcctgggacggaacatttcagttatgaagagagggtggataggctggggttgttttctctggagcagagaagactgaggggcggcctgatcgaggtggacaagattctgaggggcacggacagggtggagagggagcagctggtcccctcagttgaagggtcagttacgagggggacacaagttcaaggtgaggggcggaaggtttaggggggatttgaggatttATGGGGTGGATTTGAggatttacccagagagtggtgatggtctggaacgcgctgcctgggagggtggtattcCTTTAAAGTCAACATGCcaaatgctgggaaatgggattaggtgggcaggccaGGTGGATCAGCTGGGCCAAGGGCCTCTGTGTTATATTCTATCAAAGATTCCCTCAGCATCTATCTTGTAAATCCCCCGGGTCCTATTTGTCTCAATATGGTCACCTGCCATTATTCTAGATTCCAATGTGTTCAGGCCCCACCTACCCCTCAGGAAAATCCCCCCATACCCGACGTCAACCCAGTGAACCGTCTCTGCACTGTCTCAAATGCCAGTATATTTTTCCTTGGATGGATCAGAGAGCAAAACTGTTCACAGACCACGCCTGCCTTGTTTTGTTTAATGCACAAGGTCCCCcgaatcccctctgctgcagctttctgcagtctctctccatttacatagtcagctcctttattcttcctgccaaaagtgtttcacattttcctacattccatctgccaagtttttggcaACTCGCCTAACCCTGTCGCTATCCTCTGTCCATTTTGTTCTTGGGTGAGTGAGAAGGTAAGTGGTGAGGAtgatacacaggaacaggcccttcggccctccaagcccgtgccgaccatgctgcccgtctaaattaaaaccttctacacttcctgggtccgtatccctctattcccatcaaagaacaaagaacaaagaacaaagaaatgtacagcacaggaacaggcccttcggccctccaagcccgtgccgaccatactgcccgactaaactacaatcttctacacttcctgggtccgtatccttctattcccatcctattcatatatttgtcaagatgccccttaaatgtccctatcgtccctgcctccactaccacctccggtagtgagttccaggcacccactaccctctgcgtaaaaaacttgcctcgtacatctactctaaactttgcccctctcaccttaaacctatgccccctagtaattgacccctctaccctggggaaaagcctctgactatccactctgtctatgcccctcataattttgtatacctctatcaggtcgcccctcaacctccttcgttccagtgagaacaaaccgagtttattcaatcgctcctcatagcttatgctcgctcctcatagcttatgctatCATGTAtttgtcctattcatgtatttgtcaagatgcccattaaatgtcactatcgtccctgcttccaccacctcctccggtagcgagttccaggcacccactaccctctgtgtaataaaaaaaaaaaacttgcctcgtacatcttctctacacctttcccctctcaccttaaacctatgccccctagtaattgacccctctaccctggggaaaagcctctgactatccactctgtctatgcccctcataattttgtagacctctatcaggtcgcccctcaacctccttcgttccagtgagaacaaaccgaatttattcaaccgctcctcatagctaatgccctccataacaggcaacattctggtaaatctcttctgcaccctctctaaagcctccacatccttctggtagtgtggcgaccagaattgaacgctatactccaagtgtggcctaactaaggttctatacagctgcaacatgacttgccaattcttatactcaatgccccggccaatgaaggcaagcatgccgtatgccttcttgactaccttctccacctgtgttgccactttcggtgacctgtggacctgtactcctagatctctctgactttcaatactctttaaGTGTTCTGCCGTTTACTGTATATTtccgacctgtattagaccttccaaaatgcattacctcacatttgtggtCAGCACGTCCCCCTCACTGGAAGTCCTGGCGAATTGATAATGGGAACATGGAGATGGCGGAGACACGATCCATTCTTTTGCCCCtgtttttggggtggaggaaaCTAGAaacatcccaatagtaacagacaAGACCAAGCTTGTTGGAAAGGACGAACTTGAAACAGTCACCATcactgggggggtgcggggaggaaaGTACTGGGCAAACTATTAGGATTAatacttgaaacaccatcacattaaGGATGTGGGATTAATGCGATATTGGGGATAGTTATTGTCGATGCAcacatgggccaaagggcctccttgctGCACTGTACAGCgcaaaggcagacaagtccccagggactGATGGCCTACATTCTAGGGTCTTTCAAGAAATGGGGGAGGCATTGGtcatcggggcagcacagtggttagcactaattcCCTGGATTGTGGAAAGTTCCAGTGGAATGGAAAACAGCTaacccatagaatcccgacagtatagaaggaggccattcagcccatcgaacctgcaccaaccttccgaaagacCATTCCACCCAGGCCTGCTCCatccctgtgtggagtctgcacgttctccccgtgcctgggtgcgtttcctcccacagtccaaagacgtgctggttgggtggattggccatgctaagttgcccttagtgtccaaaaaaaggttaggaggggttattga
This window of the Scyliorhinus torazame isolate Kashiwa2021f chromosome 31, sScyTor2.1, whole genome shotgun sequence genome carries:
- the LOC140404602 gene encoding LOW QUALITY PROTEIN: Y-box-binding protein 2-like (The sequence of the model RefSeq protein was modified relative to this genomic sequence to represent the inferred CDS: inserted 1 base in 1 codon), producing the protein MAEEETETRQTPPKSGEKMVIATGVRGTVKWFNVRNGFGFIKRHDIEADIFVHQTAITRNNPRKFLRSVGGGEVVEFDVAQGEKGLEAVNVTGPXGVPVKGSPYAPNRRRSRRGYFRRRGPVAPGDQAAAEETAESAGERWEGSENREGQQPSLGQRPATPYSSRRQFQRSRRPRAAPRGGQEVGGDQPAVEETAESAGEKGEGSETHDSQEQTPDKSQRLPPPYGSRRPFQRRARFTPRGGVGQDVGGDVVSESKEPVPDPRQIQPPPTQRGRGARPRFQYRWRPIRPRPQQQEGAGQAGETPQTDQPLPERRNFRRKPKRFPTAQEPLSTEI